A single window of Streptomyces sp. NBC_00464 DNA harbors:
- a CDS encoding acyltransferase codes for MNEATGEGLPGPHLFDHSPWNYWTDADDDDRQRQQQIQLALRKDNDSYRFGEDCFVSRLAAVQNERLVLGPRSYVAAGAYLTGTLDAGRDCTINAYTVVRGTIELGDAVRIGAHTSLLAFNHGFDDPDTEVFRQPLTSQGIRVGNDVWIGSHVVVLDGITIGDGAVIGAGSVVTKDIPAAVVVGGNPARVLRRRGAGSSTPVTGGTDLVGAVAAFADTARSQAEDILARCFAPDEEDGLFVDAPGGEPTVRAQCDAIEIADLLLGHAPGLLSADRQRERLQSWQDRDTGLVSPLGPGSSHLPYGKAPFSNETSYHILCVGYALDLLGSTFPNPLRNVGTMSAADVTTALGALPWHEEPWHSGAWVDTLGTAFLWNRRHGLTGQSGAVEALLGWLLTHADPRTGLWGKESAVDGFLLPVNGFYRASRGTFAQFGLPVPYPERVIDTVLEHSRDIRYTRPDRQTACNILDIAHPLWLTRTTGHRTEETVNLARRLLTDALGRWVDGQGFAFKAQHPSTRSARETQPGLQGTEMWLAIIWYLSDLAGISDALGYRPRGVHRPEPATPLI; via the coding sequence ATGAACGAAGCCACTGGCGAGGGCCTGCCGGGCCCCCACCTGTTCGACCACTCGCCCTGGAACTACTGGACCGACGCCGACGATGACGATCGCCAACGGCAGCAACAAATCCAGCTCGCCCTGCGGAAGGACAACGACAGCTACCGGTTCGGCGAGGACTGCTTCGTCTCTCGCCTCGCCGCAGTACAGAACGAGCGCCTGGTGCTCGGACCGCGCAGCTACGTCGCCGCCGGCGCCTATCTGACAGGCACCCTGGACGCGGGACGGGACTGCACGATCAACGCCTACACGGTGGTGCGGGGCACCATCGAACTCGGCGACGCCGTCCGTATCGGCGCTCACACCTCTCTCCTCGCTTTCAACCACGGTTTCGACGACCCGGACACAGAGGTCTTCCGCCAGCCGCTGACGTCGCAGGGCATACGTGTCGGCAACGACGTGTGGATCGGCTCCCACGTCGTCGTCCTGGACGGCATCACCATCGGGGACGGAGCCGTGATCGGTGCCGGCAGCGTGGTGACCAAGGACATACCGGCGGCCGTTGTCGTCGGCGGCAACCCCGCCCGCGTCCTTCGTCGGCGGGGAGCCGGCAGTTCGACGCCGGTAACGGGCGGCACGGACTTGGTCGGCGCGGTGGCCGCGTTCGCCGATACAGCACGCTCGCAAGCCGAGGACATCCTCGCCCGGTGCTTCGCACCCGATGAGGAAGACGGACTGTTCGTGGACGCACCAGGCGGCGAACCCACCGTACGGGCCCAGTGCGACGCGATCGAGATCGCAGACCTCCTGCTGGGGCACGCTCCCGGTCTCCTCTCCGCCGACAGGCAGCGCGAGCGACTGCAGTCGTGGCAGGACCGGGACACCGGGCTCGTCAGCCCGCTGGGCCCCGGAAGCTCCCACCTCCCTTACGGCAAAGCGCCGTTCAGCAATGAGACGAGCTACCACATCCTGTGCGTGGGCTACGCCCTGGACCTGCTCGGCAGCACTTTCCCGAACCCGCTCCGCAACGTCGGCACGATGAGCGCTGCCGACGTCACCACCGCGCTCGGCGCACTCCCCTGGCACGAGGAGCCCTGGCACTCCGGCGCCTGGGTCGACACACTGGGCACCGCGTTCCTGTGGAACCGACGCCATGGTCTGACCGGGCAGAGCGGGGCCGTGGAAGCGCTGCTGGGCTGGCTGCTCACCCACGCCGACCCCCGCACCGGCCTCTGGGGGAAGGAGAGCGCGGTCGACGGCTTCCTCCTCCCCGTCAACGGTTTCTACCGCGCCAGCCGGGGCACGTTCGCCCAGTTCGGCCTTCCGGTGCCCTACCCCGAGCGAGTCATCGACACTGTCCTTGAGCACTCGCGCGACATTCGCTACACGCGGCCCGACCGACAGACAGCCTGCAACATCCTCGACATCGCCCATCCGTTGTGGCTCACGCGCACGACGGGCCACCGTACGGAAGAGACCGTGAACCTGGCCAGGCGCCTGCTGACTGATGCGCTCGGCCGCTGGGTGGATGGCCAGGGCTTCGCTTTCAAGGCACAGCACCCGTCGACCAGGAGTGCCCGGGAGACACAACCCGGCCTGCAAGGCACCGAGATGTGGCTGGCGATCATCTGGTACCTGTCCGATCTCGCGGGCATCTCGGACGCACTGGGATACCGCCCCCGCGGGGTTCACCGGCCCGAACCGGCCACGCCCCTGATCTGA
- a CDS encoding DUF2264 domain-containing protein, protein MTAPRRPIDSASPLRPDLRLSPFTGYTRAHWEAHADKLLDGLLPHATPGLAQYRLPGRTGIAGAWSDGLEGYARSFLLASFRIAGAQGRDVPGRTVISNLVNRYAAGLAAGTDPRHPEHWPRITDRSQPMVEAASVAIALHETRTWLWDHLADPVKQRVAAWLGGFVGARPNDSNWRLFQVITEEFLASIGAPYRQCEIDAGLARLDDWYGGYGWYTDGAGRKFDYYNALALHLYPVFWERIAGDRADTALVASHRARLRAFLESHQHFFGSDGAPVHQGRSLTYRYATAAPLWAGALVDASPLPPGRTRRLASGALKHFIDRGVPGDEGVLSLGWYRPFLPVTQAYSGPASPYWAGKAFLGLLLPAEHPAWTAPEEPSPIDVADQCLALPVPGWLIHSTASDGIVRLVNHGSDRLPPSPAPSHHSPHYSRFAYSSATAPETPPEGEPDGPDNHIALVEPAGSATVRGRIHPLHAVGSQAASWHATSPEGTENPSVIVTTSVVHGPWEMRVHRIQGPPGASVQEGGWAVAGDEAPPVEETGPGWALARRADGLTTALIGMLGWDEDDGVPAGAVDQARNRSAVGMFSATPLLRLSRYPGGSRLVATLVVLTADPELRDAVVKLSRLAHAHPTSDGSIEVAFPDGATARIGSDLLTTPPATSRVMH, encoded by the coding sequence ATGACCGCACCGCGTCGTCCGATCGACTCCGCCTCTCCGCTGCGCCCGGACCTGCGACTGTCCCCGTTCACGGGCTACACGCGCGCGCACTGGGAGGCCCACGCCGACAAGCTGCTGGACGGTCTGCTGCCGCACGCCACACCCGGGCTCGCCCAGTACCGGCTGCCCGGCCGCACAGGAATAGCCGGCGCATGGTCCGACGGCCTGGAAGGCTACGCGCGGTCGTTCCTGCTGGCCTCCTTTCGCATAGCTGGCGCTCAGGGCCGTGACGTGCCGGGGCGAACCGTCATCAGTAACCTCGTCAACCGTTACGCGGCCGGCCTCGCAGCGGGTACCGATCCCCGCCACCCGGAACACTGGCCGCGGATCACCGACCGCTCTCAGCCCATGGTGGAGGCCGCATCCGTCGCCATCGCCCTGCATGAGACACGCACCTGGCTATGGGACCACCTGGCGGACCCCGTGAAGCAGCGGGTCGCTGCGTGGCTGGGAGGCTTCGTGGGGGCACGGCCAAACGACTCCAACTGGCGCCTCTTCCAGGTCATCACCGAAGAATTCCTCGCCTCGATCGGTGCCCCCTACCGGCAGTGCGAGATCGATGCCGGCCTCGCGCGACTGGACGACTGGTACGGCGGCTACGGGTGGTACACCGACGGCGCCGGCCGCAAGTTCGACTACTACAACGCCCTCGCACTCCATCTCTACCCAGTGTTCTGGGAACGCATCGCCGGAGACCGCGCGGACACCGCGCTGGTCGCCTCCCACCGGGCCCGTCTGCGCGCCTTCCTCGAATCCCACCAGCACTTCTTCGGCTCCGACGGCGCACCCGTCCACCAAGGGCGTTCACTCACGTATCGCTATGCCACCGCGGCCCCGCTGTGGGCCGGAGCGCTGGTGGACGCCTCTCCCCTGCCTCCAGGCCGTACACGTCGCCTGGCCTCCGGAGCGCTGAAGCACTTCATCGACCGCGGCGTCCCGGGCGACGAAGGCGTGCTGAGTCTCGGGTGGTACCGGCCCTTCCTGCCCGTGACGCAGGCGTACTCCGGGCCTGCCTCTCCCTATTGGGCGGGCAAAGCATTTCTTGGCCTCCTGCTGCCTGCCGAGCATCCGGCGTGGACCGCCCCGGAGGAGCCGTCCCCTATCGATGTCGCCGATCAGTGTCTCGCCCTGCCTGTACCAGGCTGGCTCATCCATTCAACGGCGTCCGACGGAATCGTTCGCCTCGTCAACCACGGCAGCGACCGGCTGCCTCCCTCACCGGCACCGTCCCACCACAGTCCGCACTACAGCCGGTTCGCCTACTCCAGTGCCACAGCACCGGAAACGCCGCCCGAGGGTGAGCCCGACGGGCCGGACAATCACATCGCGCTGGTCGAGCCGGCTGGGTCGGCAACCGTCCGGGGCCGGATCCATCCTCTTCACGCCGTTGGTAGCCAAGCTGCGTCGTGGCATGCAACTTCGCCGGAAGGCACTGAGAACCCGTCAGTCATCGTCACCACCAGTGTCGTACACGGCCCGTGGGAGATGCGGGTGCACCGTATTCAAGGACCGCCCGGAGCATCCGTCCAAGAAGGCGGCTGGGCCGTGGCCGGTGACGAGGCTCCCCCGGTCGAGGAGACCGGCCCGGGCTGGGCACTGGCCCGCAGGGCAGATGGGTTGACCACCGCACTCATCGGCATGCTCGGCTGGGACGAGGACGACGGTGTGCCGGCCGGTGCGGTGGACCAGGCGCGGAACCGGAGCGCAGTCGGAATGTTCTCGGCCACGCCCTTGCTGCGTCTTTCTCGATACCCCGGCGGATCACGACTGGTGGCAACGCTCGTCGTACTCACGGCTGATCCAGAACTGCGCGACGCCGTGGTCAAACTCTCCCGCCTTGCCCACGCCCACCCGACGTCCGACGGATCGATCGAGGTCGCCTTCCCCGACGGCGCCACTGCCCGCATCGGAAGTGATCTGCTCACCACCCCTCCAGCCACCTCCAGGGTCATGCATTAA
- a CDS encoding carbohydrate ABC transporter permease codes for MTAPPPTRSVPIGAPRPARAPGRTAPPRTSWWLRRQRAWAPYLFISPFYLLYGLFLLVPILVGLYLSCTEWAGLGTPQWVGLRNYRDLLGDHSFWTAVCNTGLYVVFTMGVVMPAALLIAQALNARGLRGRDLFRLAYFMPVVISPIVITLVFGLFFDNEFGLLNAVGHAVFGFGGIDWLGSPGWARVTVVILVLWRWTGYLTIFFLAGLQNVPKELYEAADIDGAGPISRFRNVTLPCLRPVTAFVAVTVLVSAVQIFEEPYLLTQGGPGESTLSIAQFIFRAGFQRQQLGYAAAAGVLLFVAVFALGQVAMRVLGVGRDDR; via the coding sequence ATGACCGCGCCCCCACCGACCCGTTCCGTTCCGATCGGGGCACCACGTCCCGCCCGTGCCCCGGGCAGGACCGCCCCGCCCCGTACCTCCTGGTGGCTGCGCCGTCAGCGGGCATGGGCCCCCTACCTGTTCATCTCACCCTTCTACCTTCTCTACGGGCTGTTCCTGCTTGTCCCGATCCTGGTCGGCCTCTATCTCAGCTGTACCGAGTGGGCGGGCCTGGGTACACCGCAATGGGTGGGCCTGCGCAACTACCGGGACCTACTGGGCGACCACAGTTTCTGGACTGCTGTCTGCAACACCGGCCTGTACGTCGTGTTCACCATGGGCGTCGTGATGCCGGCAGCTCTGCTCATCGCCCAGGCGCTGAACGCCCGCGGCCTTCGCGGCCGAGATCTCTTCCGGCTGGCCTACTTCATGCCCGTGGTGATCTCCCCGATCGTCATCACCCTGGTCTTCGGGCTCTTCTTCGACAACGAGTTCGGGCTTCTGAACGCGGTGGGGCACGCCGTGTTCGGGTTCGGTGGAATCGACTGGCTGGGCTCTCCCGGCTGGGCGCGCGTAACGGTGGTGATCCTCGTGCTCTGGCGATGGACCGGCTACCTGACCATATTTTTCCTGGCCGGACTGCAGAACGTCCCCAAGGAGCTTTACGAGGCAGCGGACATCGACGGCGCCGGTCCGATCAGTCGCTTTCGTAATGTCACCTTGCCGTGTCTGCGTCCCGTGACCGCGTTCGTCGCGGTAACGGTATTGGTCAGCGCTGTGCAGATCTTCGAAGAGCCGTACCTGCTCACCCAGGGGGGTCCGGGCGAATCCACTTTGTCCATCGCCCAGTTCATCTTCCGCGCAGGATTCCAGCGCCAGCAGCTCGGCTACGCGGCGGCGGCCGGCGTGCTGCTCTTCGTCGCCGTCTTCGCACTCGGTCAGGTGGCTATGCGGGTGCTCGGGGTCGGAAGGGATGACCGATGA
- a CDS encoding recombinase family protein, with protein MKLATSSPERQRENVLTATASSVGAHIIGWADDWEVSGAADPVSRPKLGPWLRDERGPYDGLVAAAVDRLGRNVVDCLNTGYKMRDEEKMLVTYGHDGPWELDDPADENRFTMEAWGAQMELRAIQRRNREATIEIRAAGRPKGKPSSPGA; from the coding sequence GTGAAGCTGGCGACGTCGTCTCCTGAGCGTCAGCGGGAGAACGTCCTCACAGCCACAGCGTCGTCCGTTGGCGCGCACATCATTGGCTGGGCCGACGACTGGGAGGTCTCGGGCGCCGCCGACCCCGTGTCCCGCCCGAAGCTGGGCCCTTGGCTCCGGGACGAGAGGGGCCCCTACGACGGTCTCGTCGCGGCCGCCGTGGACCGGCTGGGCCGCAACGTCGTCGACTGCCTGAACACCGGATACAAGATGCGGGACGAGGAGAAGATGCTTGTCACGTACGGACACGACGGTCCGTGGGAACTGGACGACCCGGCTGACGAGAACCGCTTCACCATGGAAGCCTGGGGCGCGCAGATGGAACTCCGCGCGATCCAGCGCCGGAACCGCGAGGCCACGATCGAGATCAGGGCAGCCGGCCGGCCGAAGGGCAAGCCGTCAAGTCCCGGCGCTTGA
- a CDS encoding beta-galactosidase, protein MLSLQVRDPSVPLVGHLPMGSSASAPHSMTVDSRSLFRDGRPWIPVMGEFHFSRYPAAEWREELLKIKAGGIDLVATYLFWNQHENEAGVFCFDGDLDLRRFVTLCDEIGLAVAMRIGPWSHGECRNGGFPDWLEETGCTPRTDDPAYLALVEPYYRRISHELRDLFHDDGGPIVAVQVENELYDQPVHLATLRSMAESAGMRAPLWTATGWGAADIPRDNLLPLYGGYPEAFWEDAYDGWTREMRRHYFFTPIRDDHAIGADLRSSAPTGSGPDDRRYPYATCELGGGMAIAYHRRPIVPSEDITSLALAKLGSGSVWQGYYLYHGCSQRLDLREPNQESHDTGYPNDLPMVTYDFQAPLGEYGQVRPVFHALRLQHLFLHGYGAELARMPLSLPDAEPESLDDRATLRWAVRAAGEQGFLFVNNHQPHETLPDHKDVQFRIHLDSGRTVTLPAQPVSVPSGAHFVWPIGLDLGAGLRLDWASAQPVTRLDVDGVPLTVLAATDGIPVSLALAANVDVTGPAQVVLDAGATLVTVAEPGTGALLTLTGPTGRARVLVLSHTEALRLNRVHAFGQDRLVLSDDLVLADEDELRLHITSPAPSVAMLPAPTALRGSEIGEPVPDGIFARWPLSPAPRLPQPTIETLQPQAVAPPARTGGSHQRASAPRDEDFEKASVHHIAIPASVLDGDGEVLLRLRYTGDAARAFIGGKLVADHFWYGPDWEIGLRRFAGAVLQHGVELRVLPLDRAVRIHVDGSVREGLDAARAHAAVESAELAAVSVTTLGPEDDRRA, encoded by the coding sequence ATGTTGTCTCTGCAAGTCCGTGACCCCTCTGTGCCCTTGGTCGGTCACCTGCCGATGGGCAGTTCAGCCTCGGCGCCGCACTCTATGACGGTCGACAGCCGGAGCCTGTTCAGAGACGGACGCCCGTGGATCCCGGTGATGGGGGAGTTCCACTTCAGCCGCTACCCGGCTGCCGAGTGGCGCGAGGAGCTACTCAAGATCAAGGCCGGCGGTATCGATCTGGTGGCCACCTATCTGTTCTGGAATCAGCACGAGAACGAGGCCGGAGTCTTCTGCTTCGACGGCGACCTGGACTTACGCCGCTTCGTGACGCTGTGCGATGAGATCGGTCTGGCCGTAGCGATGCGGATCGGGCCCTGGTCGCACGGTGAATGCCGCAACGGCGGATTCCCGGACTGGCTGGAGGAGACCGGCTGCACTCCGCGCACCGACGACCCGGCCTACCTCGCCCTGGTCGAGCCCTACTACCGCCGAATTTCTCACGAGCTGCGGGATCTCTTCCATGACGATGGCGGGCCGATCGTCGCGGTCCAGGTGGAGAACGAGCTCTACGACCAGCCGGTGCACCTGGCCACGCTGCGCAGCATGGCCGAGAGCGCTGGCATGCGAGCGCCGCTGTGGACGGCGACCGGTTGGGGCGCGGCCGACATCCCGCGCGACAACCTGCTGCCGTTGTACGGCGGGTACCCGGAGGCGTTCTGGGAGGACGCGTACGACGGGTGGACGCGGGAGATGCGGCGGCATTACTTCTTCACGCCGATCCGCGACGATCACGCCATCGGCGCCGACCTGCGCTCCTCAGCGCCGACCGGTAGCGGCCCGGACGATCGCCGCTACCCCTACGCCACATGCGAGTTGGGTGGCGGCATGGCCATCGCCTACCACCGCCGTCCGATCGTGCCCAGCGAGGACATCACCTCGCTGGCACTGGCCAAACTGGGCAGCGGCTCGGTCTGGCAGGGCTATTACCTCTACCACGGCTGCTCGCAGCGCCTGGACCTCCGGGAACCCAACCAGGAGAGCCACGACACCGGCTACCCCAATGACCTGCCGATGGTCACCTACGACTTCCAGGCGCCGTTGGGGGAGTACGGGCAGGTCCGACCGGTCTTCCACGCGCTGCGACTGCAACACCTGTTCCTGCACGGATACGGCGCGGAACTGGCGCGGATGCCCCTGTCGCTACCTGATGCCGAACCTGAGTCGCTCGACGACCGTGCCACGTTGCGCTGGGCCGTTCGCGCGGCGGGCGAGCAAGGGTTCCTCTTCGTCAACAATCACCAGCCGCACGAGACGCTGCCTGATCACAAGGATGTCCAGTTTCGGATCCACCTCGACAGTGGTCGTACCGTCACCCTGCCCGCGCAACCGGTCAGCGTTCCCTCCGGCGCGCACTTCGTGTGGCCGATCGGCCTCGACCTCGGCGCCGGACTGCGCCTGGACTGGGCCAGCGCGCAGCCCGTCACTCGCCTGGACGTGGACGGCGTTCCGCTCACCGTGCTGGCGGCCACCGACGGCATCCCGGTGTCTCTGGCCCTGGCCGCGAACGTGGACGTCACCGGACCTGCCCAGGTGGTGCTCGACGCCGGCGCCACACTCGTCACGGTCGCCGAGCCGGGCACCGGGGCACTGCTGACCCTCACTGGGCCCACCGGCCGCGCACGCGTCCTGGTGCTGTCCCACACCGAGGCGCTCCGGCTGAACCGGGTACACGCCTTCGGGCAGGACCGGCTCGTACTCAGCGACGACCTGGTGCTCGCAGACGAGGACGAACTGCGCCTGCACATCACTTCACCGGCGCCCTCCGTCGCCATGCTGCCCGCACCGACTGCCCTGCGCGGAAGCGAAATCGGCGAGCCGGTACCCGACGGAATCTTCGCGCGTTGGCCGCTGAGCCCCGCACCACGGCTGCCGCAGCCCACCATCGAAACCCTGCAACCGCAGGCGGTCGCCCCGCCTGCACGCACCGGCGGCTCCCACCAGAGGGCCTCCGCGCCGCGCGACGAGGACTTCGAGAAGGCCTCCGTCCACCACATCGCCATCCCGGCATCTGTCCTGGACGGCGACGGGGAGGTGCTGCTGCGACTGCGCTACACCGGGGACGCGGCGCGGGCCTTCATCGGCGGAAAGCTTGTTGCCGACCACTTCTGGTACGGGCCCGACTGGGAGATCGGACTGCGCCGCTTCGCCGGCGCCGTCCTGCAGCACGGCGTGGAACTCCGCGTCCTGCCGCTGGATCGGGCAGTCCGCATCCACGTCGACGGTTCCGTACGCGAAGGACTGGACGCTGCCCGGGCCCACGCCGCGGTGGAGTCGGCGGAGCTGGCGGCCGTATCGGTGACGACCTTGGGGCCGGAGGACGACCGACGTGCCTGA
- a CDS encoding family 43 glycosylhydrolase yields the protein MAIAATALVGAAPADPASAAVGAPEPLPRAQTFQNDSFWKDTDGNLIASQGGGVFKFGGTYYWYGVHYAEADLYAVSPTRKHPRATFASIRVYSSKDLVNWNFENEVADRSTPLAIPPSKDVSGDAFSRMASLDDAGWVGRMGVVYNEVTHKYVLMTQMSTTFDTNGKTNGGVLFLESDSPTGDFTYANLQTQIPGVLYQGTGDQTVFTDDDGADYLVFSNQSGRNHTYVARIDPSDSLSVEPAVEVSYNAAGREGNAMFKANGHYYIASSDLHGWNASATHVIKSAGDDPQGPYGPETVMAGTEADHSHVTQSGFFLTVHGRKTDTVIYAGDRWSEFAWNGTGYNQWVPLSFDNDAPVFNSLSSWRLDARTGRWAVGRDNNFVLNPDFEADRVPVTTVTGWTTTVGDASPSTQFVSNPTPAGNGTRHALQLGNPAGFAGGVSQQDAIPGGAYILSLSAKATPGLDTARIRITDARGKETTLDLRAVGSSWTKTSSEHIALRPGNVTITVEATAAAGGTLSVDGLSLVRS from the coding sequence ATGGCGATCGCAGCGACGGCCCTCGTGGGGGCAGCCCCTGCGGATCCGGCGTCGGCCGCCGTCGGCGCCCCGGAGCCACTGCCTCGCGCACAGACCTTCCAGAACGACTCCTTCTGGAAGGACACCGACGGCAATCTGATCGCTTCGCAGGGCGGCGGGGTGTTCAAGTTCGGGGGCACCTACTACTGGTACGGCGTCCACTATGCGGAGGCCGACCTCTACGCGGTGTCTCCCACCCGCAAGCATCCGCGGGCCACGTTCGCGTCGATCAGGGTGTACTCGTCGAAGGACCTGGTGAACTGGAACTTCGAGAACGAGGTCGCCGACCGGTCGACGCCGCTCGCGATTCCGCCGTCCAAGGATGTCAGCGGGGACGCCTTCTCCCGGATGGCCTCCCTCGATGACGCGGGCTGGGTCGGTCGTATGGGGGTGGTGTACAACGAGGTCACGCACAAGTACGTGCTCATGACGCAGATGTCCACCACCTTCGACACGAACGGCAAGACGAACGGCGGTGTCCTCTTCCTCGAGAGCGATTCCCCGACAGGGGACTTCACGTACGCCAACCTCCAGACGCAGATCCCGGGAGTGCTCTACCAGGGCACAGGTGACCAGACCGTGTTCACCGACGACGACGGTGCCGACTACCTTGTCTTCTCCAACCAGAGCGGCCGCAATCACACTTACGTCGCGCGCATCGATCCTTCCGACTCGCTGAGCGTCGAACCCGCTGTCGAGGTGTCCTACAACGCGGCCGGCCGCGAGGGCAACGCGATGTTCAAGGCGAACGGTCACTACTACATCGCCAGTTCCGACCTGCACGGATGGAACGCCTCGGCCACGCACGTCATCAAGTCCGCCGGAGACGATCCGCAGGGGCCCTACGGTCCGGAGACCGTCATGGCGGGTACGGAAGCGGACCACAGCCATGTCACACAGTCCGGGTTCTTCCTCACGGTCCACGGGAGGAAGACCGATACGGTGATCTATGCGGGCGACCGATGGTCCGAGTTCGCGTGGAACGGAACGGGATACAACCAGTGGGTCCCGCTCTCGTTCGATAACGATGCGCCGGTGTTCAACTCGCTCAGCTCCTGGCGACTCGATGCCAGGACCGGGCGCTGGGCTGTGGGCAGGGACAACAACTTCGTTCTCAACCCGGACTTCGAGGCGGACCGTGTACCGGTGACGACTGTCACCGGATGGACCACAACCGTCGGTGACGCCTCACCGTCGACGCAGTTCGTCTCCAATCCGACGCCGGCCGGCAACGGCACCCGTCACGCTCTGCAGCTCGGCAATCCCGCAGGGTTCGCCGGCGGGGTCTCCCAGCAGGACGCGATTCCAGGCGGTGCCTACATACTGTCTCTGTCCGCGAAGGCGACACCAGGCCTTGATACGGCCCGTATCCGCATCACGGACGCGCGCGGAAAGGAGACGACGCTCGACCTCCGAGCTGTCGGTTCCAGCTGGACGAAGACTTCGTCGGAGCACATCGCATTGAGGCCCGGGAACGTCACGATCACGGTTGAAGCGACGGCAGCAGCAGGTGGAACACTGTCGGTGGACGGCCTCTCACTCGTGCGCTCGTAG
- a CDS encoding carbohydrate ABC transporter permease: protein MLAKAHLTTPYFALVVPWVAPAFGIFMMRQFAEQSIPDALLDAARVDGCTEFGLFRRIVLPLLRPALGALGVWSFLNSFNSLIWPLIVVSDPGDYTLPLGIQALFGATNRQYDLVLAGSVLAAIPSLLVFFLLRKQLLEGLTAGAVKS from the coding sequence ATGCTGGCCAAGGCCCATCTGACCACGCCCTACTTCGCACTGGTCGTGCCTTGGGTGGCACCTGCTTTCGGTATCTTCATGATGCGACAGTTCGCCGAACAGTCCATTCCTGACGCGCTGTTGGATGCCGCCCGCGTGGACGGCTGCACAGAGTTCGGGCTGTTCCGACGTATCGTCCTGCCGCTGCTGCGGCCGGCCCTGGGTGCCCTCGGTGTGTGGTCCTTCCTGAACAGCTTCAACAGCCTCATCTGGCCGCTCATCGTCGTGAGCGACCCGGGTGACTACACCCTCCCGCTGGGCATCCAGGCCCTGTTCGGTGCCACCAATCGACAGTACGACCTGGTGCTGGCCGGCTCCGTCCTCGCGGCCATTCCGAGCCTGTTGGTCTTCTTCCTTCTGCGCAAGCAGCTCCTGGAAGGCCTTACTGCCGGAGCCGTCAAGAGCTGA
- a CDS encoding ABC transporter substrate-binding protein translates to MPELSRRVLIRAAGGGGLGLLAAPALAACGTSSAAPLRSGPAQIGLWTHDPDYINTFRTAIKDAGLMRGSRFDFGLNVTSSAPADIVTRMIAQAVADGNTPDLVGLNVDQFPRVMHSSIAESLFADLSDTVRPFGDDLLKLSPYSVDGVPYGLESGNAITVLYYRQDLFDKYRVPEALETWEEFLDYGARLSTEHKVSLGMISTGDNGSIVNGFLQFLLQRGGGFFNAAGDLTLDSPEALEVLEFMTRGVHSGALIALPDPYGSACAAALKSGRLAATAMPNWYNAAGLQANVPEQKGRWRIRTLPRFSGGGHIASTMGGTAFAVLKDKPNSEAALELLRRVYLSREGQILRYRFGGYLPTLEPLYKDPELVGTKDEYLGGQKAFGIYSAAAADLPLFYQDASMQVLSDVLGGPVLDALKGRTSPTAALKAGLKAYRQQVKR, encoded by the coding sequence GTGCCTGAACTCAGCCGTAGGGTTCTGATACGCGCGGCGGGCGGTGGGGGACTGGGGCTGCTCGCGGCCCCCGCCCTCGCAGCATGCGGTACGTCCTCGGCCGCCCCGCTCCGCTCAGGGCCCGCGCAGATCGGCTTGTGGACCCACGACCCCGACTACATCAACACGTTCCGCACCGCCATCAAGGACGCGGGCCTGATGCGTGGCTCCCGCTTCGACTTCGGTTTGAACGTCACCAGCTCGGCGCCCGCCGACATCGTGACGCGAATGATCGCGCAGGCCGTCGCGGACGGGAACACACCCGATCTCGTGGGTCTCAACGTCGACCAGTTCCCGCGGGTGATGCATTCGTCCATCGCGGAGAGCCTATTCGCGGACCTCTCCGACACGGTCCGTCCGTTCGGTGACGATCTGCTCAAGCTGTCGCCCTACTCGGTCGATGGCGTTCCGTACGGCCTGGAATCCGGCAACGCGATCACGGTTCTGTACTACCGGCAGGATTTGTTCGACAAGTACCGGGTTCCCGAAGCGCTTGAGACCTGGGAGGAGTTCCTCGACTACGGCGCCCGGCTGAGCACTGAGCACAAGGTGAGCCTTGGCATGATCTCGACCGGTGACAACGGTTCGATCGTCAACGGGTTCCTGCAGTTCCTGCTGCAGCGCGGCGGCGGCTTCTTCAACGCCGCCGGCGACCTGACCCTGGATTCACCCGAAGCCCTTGAGGTCCTCGAGTTCATGACACGCGGAGTCCACTCGGGCGCGCTGATAGCTCTCCCGGACCCCTACGGCAGCGCGTGCGCCGCTGCTCTGAAGTCCGGACGGCTCGCTGCCACCGCGATGCCCAACTGGTACAACGCTGCTGGTCTTCAGGCCAACGTTCCTGAGCAGAAGGGGCGTTGGCGGATCCGCACCCTGCCTCGTTTCTCGGGCGGCGGCCACATCGCCTCCACCATGGGTGGCACAGCCTTCGCTGTGCTGAAGGACAAACCCAACAGTGAGGCCGCGTTGGAGCTGCTGCGTCGCGTTTACCTGAGCCGCGAAGGGCAGATCCTTCGCTACCGCTTCGGTGGGTATCTGCCCACGCTCGAGCCGCTCTACAAGGACCCCGAGCTCGTGGGTACCAAGGACGAATACCTCGGCGGTCAGAAGGCCTTCGGTATCTACAGCGCGGCCGCTGCCGACCTCCCCCTCTTCTATCAGGACGCCAGCATGCAGGTTCTGTCCGACGTGCTCGGTGGCCCGGTCCTGGATGCGCTCAAGGGCCGTACGTCGCCCACCGCAGCGCTCAAGGCCGGCCTGAAGGCCTACCGACAGCAGGTGAAACGATGA